Sequence from the Aromatoleum petrolei genome:
GCGGGCGACATGATCATGTTGAAGAATTTGATCGACGTCGGCCCGCGTGCGACGACGAACCCGGTCACGATGATCGCCACCGCGGCCAGCACGGACACCAGCAAACCGTTTGCGGGTTCGGTGACGGCCTCGCCGGTCTTGAGCAGCGTGAGCATGCCGTCGACCGAGCGTCCGAACATCATGCCGAGCACGGCGAGCCAGCCGAGCGTGAGCAGCACGACCGCCAGCGCATACACGAGCCGGCTGCCGTTGCGTCCGAAGGTGCTGCGCAAGAGCGTGAACTGCTCGACGCCGTACTTGCCACAAGGCAGGCAGGTCGGCAGCGTGACCAGCATCACGCCGAGGATGTTGCCGATGATGATCGCCGCGATGCCCTCGCGCGGCCCGACGAAGGCCGCGGTCGCACCGCCGATCAGGAAGGCCCAGGTCGCGATCGCGAGGGCCGAGTTGGCGTACGTAAATTCCCAGAAACCCCACAGGCGCTCGCCCGGCAGCAGCGGGGTATCGCCGCGCTCGGCGGCCTGGCGGAACAGTTCGGCGTTCGACATCTCACACCCCCCAGATGTAAAAGCCGATCACCAGCGCCACGGTCAACGCGAGCGCCAGGCAGTAATCGAGCGCGGTCATCGCGCCCGGCCAGTACGGCTGGTCGGCCAGCCTCTCGTAGGCGCGCAGGCGAAGCTCCAGATCCTGTTCGCGCTCCCGATCCATTGTCGTTTGCATGTTTGTCTCCTCGTCGCCTGCCGCCGGCGCGCGTCTCTGTTCTTGCGCGCGTCCGGCCGCAGCGTTTATCGGTGTGTTCAGGGCAGCGTGATCCACACCGCCTTGGTTTCCGTCAGGAAGTCGAGCTGCTCGGCGCCCAGATCCCGCCCGAAGCCCGACTGCTTGAAGCCGCCGAAAGGCATCGCCGGATCGATCGTGCTGTGCGCGTTCACATACACCGAGCCGGCCTTCAGGCGCGGAATCAGCCGATGCACGCGTCCGAGGTCGTTCGAGTAGATCGCCGCGGCCAGCCCGTAGGGCGAATCGTTCGCTTCCGCCACCGCCGCATCGAGATCGTCGAAGGGCGCCGTCACCAGCACCGGCCCGAAGATCTCCTCGCGCACGATGCGCATTTCACTACGAGTATGGGCGAAGATCGTCGGTTCGACGAAGCATCCGTCCTGCGCTCGCCCGCCATAGGCAAGCTCCGCCCTTTCGGTGATCCCGGCGTCGATGTAGCTCGCAACCCGGCGCTTCTGCTGGACCGACACGAGCGGACTGATGAAGCATTCGGGATCCAGGCCGGGCGCCATCTTCAGCGTGCGCGTCACGTCGACGAGTTCGCGCATGAATTCATCGTGCACATCGCGCTGCACATACACGCGCGTGCCCGCGTCGCACACCTGGCCCGAGTTGAAGAACACACCGTTCGCGACCGCGCGCGCCGCCGCCTTGAGATCGGCGTCCTCGAGCACGAGCACCGGCGACTTGCCGCCAAGTTCCAGCGTCAGACGCTTGAGGCTGTCGAGCCCGGCACGCCCCACTTCCTGCCCCACCGGGGTCGAGCCGGTGAAGCTCAATTTGTCGATGCCGGGATGGCGTGACATTGCGGCGCCGATGTCGCGACCGGTGCCGGTCACGATATTGACGACCCCGCGCGGGAATCCGGCTTCCTCGACGAGTTCGGCGAAGCGCAAGGTCGACAGCGAGGTCAGCTCGGCGGGCTTGACCACCACCGTGCAGCCGGCGGCGAGCGCCGCAGCGAGCTTCCATGCCATCGTCTGCAAGGGGAAGTTCCACGGCACGATCGCCCCGACGACACCGACCGGTTCCTTGCGCGTGAAGGCGACGTAATCGCCGGGGAGCGAGGCCGGCTCCACGGTGCGACCGTGGATTTTCGTCGCCCAACCGGCGAAATAGCGAAAGGTATCCACCGTGCCCTGCACGTCGACGTCGCGCGCGCTGGTGACCGACTTGCCCATATCCACCGACTCGATCTCGGCCAGTTCGCCCGCATTGGCCTCGATCAGGTCAGCCAACCGGTGCAGCAGGCGCTCGCGCGCCAGCGGCTTCATCGTGCGCCACGGTCCGGTGTCGAAGGCCGCGCGGGCGGCGGCAACGGCACGGTCCAGGTCGGCCACGGTGGCAAGGGGGATCTGCGTGATGCAGCCGAGCGTCGACGGCTCGGTCACCTCGGCCGTCGCGCCGTCGCTCGCGGCCACCCACTCGCCGTCGATGTACATCTTCTGCGTCTTGTTGAGGAATCGCTGCGCCGCGGGAGACACCCCGTAGCGCTGCAGGTAGGTTTCGACGATGCTGTCCATGCGTTGTCTCCGTGATTGTGCGCGCTCAGGCGTGGGCGCGAAGGCGGGTGGTGAAGTGGAAACGATCGAGCGAAAGCGTCGACTGGCCGGCATGCGGGTCGACGCGGAAGAACTTCGGGGTTGCGGGCGCGCGCTGGCTGCGACGCGCCGCGAGGGCGGGTTTGGTGGGCATTGCGGTGTCTCCTCGTTCGGTATGCGCCGCCCCGGTTCTGACGACCGGCGTCGGGCATGGGCGGACTATATTTCCGCTCTTGCTTCGGAAAAATAGTCGCGACAAGATGTTAACATCGGAATTTACGAAGAAACCCACGGAGCAAAGCGATGAAGCAACTGCAGGATGTCGACCTGAAACTGGTCCGGGTTTTCGTCGCGGTCGTCCGCCACGGCGGCTTCTCCGCCGCGCAGGCGGCACTGAATGCGAGCCAGAGCACGATCAGCGAGCAGATGACGACGCTGGAGACCCGCCTCGGGCTGAAACTGTGCGAACGCGGACGCAGCGGTTTCCGCCTCACCGAGCACGGCCACGCGACCTATGAAGCGGCCCAGCGCCTGCTGCTCGCGGTCGAAAATTTCTGCATGGACACGAGCGTGCTCGCGCAGCGCATCGCGGGACGCCTGCAACTGGGGCTCATCGACAACACGGTCACCGACGAGAGCTCCCCGATCCTCCCCGCCCTGCAGCGCTTCCTCGCACTCGGCCACGACGTGCAGATCGACATCTACATCGGCAGTCCGGCCGAACTGGAAGCCCGCATCCTCGACGGCCGCCTGCACGTCGCGATCGGCCACTTCCCGCTGCAGGTCGCGGGTCTGGATTACGTCGCCCTCTACGACGAAGCCGACGGCCTCTTCTGCGGCCGGGGCCATCCGCTCCACGCCGCGCCCGACGACGGCGACGCGCTACTGGAGTTGATCTCGACAAGCCGTGTCGTCGCGCGCGCTTATATGCAGGAAAGGGATCTGCGCCTGCTCAAGGCGAACATGGCAGCGGCCACCGTGGACAACGTCGAGGCGCAGGCCATCCTCATCCTTTCCGGCGCCTACATCGGTTTCCTGCCCCTGCACTACGCGCAACGTTGGGTCGATTCCGGGCGCATGCGCCGGCTGCGTGCGCGCGACCTCGAAAACCGATGGCCGTTCTCGGTCGTTACCCGTCGCAGTCAAGCAATGCCCGCCGTGCTGAGGGCCTTCGTCGACGGGTTGATGGGGCCTGGGGACAGCTGAAACCTGAAACGCGGGTGCGCTGAGCCAGCAAGCCTGAGGCAGTCAGGCCTTCATCTCCTAAAGCCGAGCAAACTGTCGTTAGATTGATGTGGCGCGATCACGTGATCATTCTCCCGCTGCACTTCCGTGATCGGCACACCGTTGCGTCCCTGAATCGACTGATTGGCGTCACGAACTCAAAAGCGACACCTGGGAAGACGGCTTGGTCAGTCCGTGGATCTTGCAAGGTTTGCGGGATGCGAACGGTAGCCGCAAAGATGTGGCATATGCCAAAAAAGTACTCAAGGAGATAATCGGCCTGAACGCATGGCCTCTGGAACAGCAAACGCTTCCGAGGTTACCGTAAGCATTGCGTGATCGGAATTGCACCGATGCCCCTATCTCCGGGAAACGAGTCCAGTGCTCAATTCAGCCGAAACAAGCACATGCATCGCTCTTGGTAATATGCCTTTTGGCTTCAACGAGAGCTGCAAGTGCTTGAATATATGGGGCGACATACCGGGATCGAACCGGTGACACCTGGAGCCACAATCCGACCTTACAATTCCGCAAAATCAATACTTTAGACTCGATTTTTCGTAAGAACATCGCCTTTAAAGGCCAGTATCGGCGGGAAACGGCCACGCGATCTTACGAAAAAATTCGAGCTCTCCAGACGACAACAAATGCGTAGGCAAAATCGTCGCGAGCTCCACGGTTTGCCATCCCGACGAGGCCACGCGGGGCAACAACCGCAGCGGGCGTTCCGGTCACTTCAGCTTACCCTTGATCCTCGCCAATTCTCGACACATAGCTCACCGCCCCGGCGGAACTCCCCTTTGTTGGCCGTGACGGCGCAAGCCCCCCGATGGACCGCAGCCAGCAATCCGGCCCGTGAAAAGGGTCAATCGGACGCCCTTCCTGACGCGGCGTTGCACGGACCGCCGCGCGAAATTCACTTTTCGCGCGCCAGGCGTTCACACCGGCGCGTGGCGTGGTGCCGCGTGCAGTTGCAGGCCCAACGCGTGCGTCACCTTGAGGATGGTGGCAAAGCTCGGATTGCCCTCGCCGGAAAGGGCCTTGTACAGGCTCTCCCGCCCCAGACCGGTGTCCTTGGCCAGTTGGGTCATGCCTTTGGCGCGGGCAATATCGCCCAGTGCCTTGGCGATGAAGGCCGCATCGTCCCCGGCTTCTTGCAGGCAAGCCTCGAGGTAGAGCGCCATTTCCTCCTCGGTCTTGAGGTGCTCCGCCGTGTTCCATTTTCGCAGCTTGAGTGCCATCGCCTTCTCCTACAGTTCCCGTGCCAACTTCAAGGCGGTCTTGATGTCCTTGGCTTGGGTGGTCTTGTCGCCGCCCGCCAGCAGGATCACCACTTCCATGCCGCGCTGGGTGAAATACACGCGGTAGCCCGGCCCATAATGGATCCGCATCTCTGAAACCCCCTCTCCCACCGATTCACAGTCGCCGAAGTCGCCCAACTCTGCCCGGCCGATCCGCATCTTGATGCGGGCCGCTGCCTGCGGGTCCCGGAGACAGGCAAACCAAGCGTCGAAGAACTCGGTGGTAAGAGTGGTCTTCATGCGACGGATTGTATCTTTTGGGATACGTGTGAGCAACGACCCCGGACTGCTGCCTCGGCACCCGTCGTCAGGGATACGGCGGCGAAGGCGTCGCGCACTTCAACACCCTGCCGCTATTACAGCTACGGTTGCGGTCGAATGGCCGAAATCAGACAGCCCTCTTCCGCGCCGTTGAGGGGGACGTGCTTGAAAATAGGCGTATCACAGCGATTGCCTTTCCCACGGAATACATTGCGCATGATGCTCTGATCCCAGGCGATTTACGCCTAACCGCTATATGGTCGTACCGCAGACCGTCGATGCGGTAGGAGCCTGTGGTCTTGGCCCTTCCGCGAACGACTCGGCACTTGTGCAAGAACCAGTTTCCTTACGAAACGGAGTCGGGGAAAAAACGCGCCCCGCTAAGGAGGCGCGAAGGGATGCTCCTCGACGGTGACGGAGACGTTGCGACTCGCCGTCGCTTAACGGCAGCATCCGTGGGACGATTCCGAGCCTCAGGCTTTCATGATCTTCAGCGTCTGGATCGAGGTGTATTCCTCCAGGCCGTAACGACCGAACTCGACGCCCAGCCCCGACTGCTTCACGCCGCCGAAAGGTGCGTCGGGCTGAACCGCGCCGTGTTCGTTGATCCACGCCGTGCCGCACTCCAGTTGCAGCGCGAGCTCGGCGGCTTTCTTGCGGTCGTTCGACCACACCGAGCCACCGAGGCCGTTTTCGTTGTCATTGGCGCGGGTCAGCACCGCATCGACGTCCGAGTAGCGGATCACCGGCAGCACCGGCCCGAACTGCTCTTCATCGACGACGCGCATGCCGTCCTTCGCATCGGCGATCACCGTCGGCTCGTAGAAATAGCCCTTCCCGGGTCGCGCCTTGCCGCCCGACAGGATCCGCGCACCGTTCGCGCGTGCGTCCTCGACCAATTCGTGCACGAAGTCGAGCTGGGCCTTGTTCTGCACCGGGCCGAGCTGCGTGCCTTCGACCAGACCGTCGCCGACGACCGTATCGCGTGCAAGACGCGCGAGCTCCTCGACGACTTCGTCGTAGATGGAGTCATGCACGTACAGGCGCTTGAGGCAGGCGCAGGTCTGACCGTTATTGTGGAAACCGACGCCGAAGAGCTTGGGCGCAACCGCCTTCGGATCGACATCGGGCAGCACGATTCCCGCGTCGTTGCCACCGAGCTCCAGCGTGAGCCGCTTCAGGTTGCCCGCGGCGTTCTGCATGATGGTCTTGCCGGTCGGCGTGGAGCCGGTGAACACGATCTTGTTGATGTCGGGATGCTTGGCGATCGCCGAGCCGACCCCGCTCTCGCCGGTGACGATATTGAGCACGCCCGGCGGCAGGATACGGTTGGCGAGCTCGGCGAAGCGCAGCGTGGCAGTGGGTGTCAGGCCAGACGGTTTCATGACGACCGTGTTGCCCGCGCGCAGCGCCGGGATCACGTGCCAGATGGCGATCATCAGCGGCCAGTTCCACGGGGTGATCGACGCGACCACGCCCAGCGGCTTGCGATGGACTTCGATACGGGCGATGTCATCGTCCTGGATCACTTCGACCGGCAGATCCAGATCAGCGGTGACGTGCGTCCAGGCGATGGAACCCCCGACCTCCATGCCCGCGCCCACGCCGTTCAGGCCCCCGAGCGGCTTGCCACTCTCCTTGGTGACCAACTCCATCAGGGTTGGCATGTCCTCCTCGATCGCAGCGCCCAAGGCATGCAGCAAGTCCTTGCGACGCGCGTCCGGCGTGCGGCTCCAGTCATGAAACGCGGCACGTGCGGCTGCGACCGCCTGGTCCACGTGCCCGGCATTTCCGGCCTGCACGCACGCGAAGGCCTCGCCGGTCGCCGGATTGATGACGTCGAACGCGCTGTCGGCCTTCACGGGCTGGCCGTTGATGATCATGTCGAAAACTTGCATCGGATCTCCTCTTGTCCATAGGTAAGTGTCACAACGCCGCCATATGGGCATGACGTGTGACGCTGAAAGTGCAGGCTGATCGGGCGAACCGCTGCCCCGTTAGCCGAATTCGGCAGAGCGAATTCCCCCGCGCCTACTGCGGCACGACGCCGGCGCGCGAGAACAGGACGAGCTGCGACAGGTCGGTGCCCACGGCAGTAGTGAGCGAGAGCCGGTCGGGGCGCTGGCTTGCCGCGAAGCTTCTGCCGGCGTCACGGCTTTCCAGCATCAGGCCGTCCAGTCCGACCGCCAGCACCCGGTCCGCGAGGGGGACGAGCGACGTGATCGAACTCTGCGTGCCGGTCTCCACCTTCTGCCAGCTCTCGCCGCCATTGCCGCTGCGATACAGGCTCCCGCGCAGCCCCGCCGCGAGCAGGGTGCCGTCGGCAAGAGCCGTGCCGCTCCAGAAGGAGCCGCGATAGCCGGACGGCAGGTAGGTCCAGGTCTGGCCGTGGTCAAGGGAGCGGAGTACCGTGCCGCGCTCGCCGACCACGAAGAGGGCTGCATTGCGATCCGCGAAAACGTGCATCAGGTTGCGGTCGGCTCGGCTGTCGTTCGGCGGAGGGGCAAGTTTCACGGTATCCCAGGTCCTGCCGCCGTCGGCCGTCCGCAACATCAGCGACCAGAGCCCGACCGCGATGCCGTGCTGTGCGTCGGTGAAGCGCACCGAGAACAGGGGCCGGTCCTCGGATGTATCCAGGCGCTGCGAGGTCCAGGTCTCGCCCCCGTCGACAGTGTTGAGGATGGCCCCCCAGTGCCCCACCGCCCAGCCGGTGTTCTGATCGACGAAGGAAACGGCGGTGAGCGCAGCATTTACCGGCACCTTCGCTGCCTGGCGCCAAGTGAGCCCCTTGTCGTCCGACAGCAACACGACCCCGCGTTCGCCCACGGCGACCAGACGCTCTCCGGCCTGTGTGGCCGCGAGGATCATCGACTTGCCCGCTGCCGCGGAGCGCTCGGCGGCGCGCGGTGTGAGCGTCGCCGCGTCCGCCGCTCCTGCGAACGCATTCATCGACGCCGCGATCATCACCGGCACGATCGCCCCGAGGATTACTCGAAATCCGTTCTTCATTGCATGTCTCCGCTCAGTGCGCCAGGATGCCCGGCGCGCGCACGGCGCTCCGCCGCGGGAAGAGCCGTTCGAGCCAGACGGCCAGCGCGGGCAGCGCGGTCATCGCCATCACCATGTTGATCATGAACATGAAGGCCAGCAGCTTGCCCATGTCGGCCTGGAACTTGAGTTCCGAGAACATCCAGGTCGCTACGCCGACCGCCAGCGTGATCGCGGTGAAGATGGTCGCGGTGCCGACTTCGAGGATCGCGTGTTCCAGCGCCTTGACGATGTGCTGGCCGTTGGCGAGGTGCAACTGCAGGCGGTTGTAGATGTAGAAGGCGTAATCCACGCCTATCCCCACCGCCAGCACCATCACCGGGAGCGTCGCCACCGTTAGCCCGATCTCCAGCTCCTTCATGAACCAGTAGCCGATGAAGGTGCCGACCGTGAGCGGCAGGCAGCACGCGATCACGGCACGGAAATCCCGATACACGAGGGCGACGAGGATCACAATCGCCGCATAGACGTAGAGCATCATCGGGAGTTCCGACTTGTGCACCTCCTCGTTCACCGCCGCCTGCACGCCGGCGTTGCCCGACGCGAGCCGGATACCGATCCCGTCTTCCCGGTCACGTTCGCGGAAGGTTTTCACTTCCCGGATCACGCGATCGATCGTCGTGGCCTTGTGGTCGGTCAGGAACAGATGGACTGCCGTCATGCTGCAATCCTTGTTCATGAAGCCGCGCACGCGGCCGATCTCAGTCGCGAGGGAGGCGTAGTTGCCGGCATCGATCGGCACCACCGACATCTTCGGATTGCCCTCGTTGTAGCCCTCGTTGTAGGTGCGCAGCTGCCCAGAGAAGGACAGCGCGGACAGCACTCCCGGCACATACTGCATCGCGGCGACGAAGCGATCCTGGTAGAGGCCGACCTTCACGTTCTCGCACGACTCCGGCGGCGCCTCGAAGATCACGGTGAGCCAGTCGAGGCCCGTGTCGTAGCTGCCGGAAATCGCCACCGCGTCGCGATTGAAGCGCGCCTCGGGCCGCAGCTCCGGGGCTCCGGGTTGCACGGTGCCGACGACCCGGTCGCTGCTCTGCCATACCGCCGTGACGAAGACGGCCGCCGTGACGGCGATGACGATCGCGGCGTTGCGCGGCTCGGCGACGCGCGCGAGCGTCCGCAGCCAGGTCGCGCGCCGCTCGCGCTTGAGCATCGCGCGGTCGGCGTAGTCCTTCGTGAAATGGCACAGCGACGCGGCCAGCGGCAGCATCACGAGGTTGGTGACGATCTTGTAGCCGACCCCCAGAGATGCGGTGATCGCCAGCTCGCGCACCATCGGAATGGGGATCAGGACCAGGGTCACGAAGGACACGAAGGCGGTCACGAGGGCGAGCGTGCCGGGGATCAGCAGCCCGGTGAAGCTCGCGCGCGCAGCCTCGTCGGTGCTGCGGCCGTGGGAGAGTTCGCGCACGATGAAGTTGATCTGCTGCACGCCGTGCGAAACGCCGATCGCGAACACCAGGAAAGGCACCAGCACGGCGAGCGGATCGAGTCCGTAGCCGAGCAGCTTCAAGGTGCCGAACTGCCATACCAGCGAGGTGAGCGAGCACACGATGGGCAGCAGCGTGAAGCGCACGGACTGGCAATACCAGTACACTGCAAGCGCCGTCAGCAGCAGCGCGATAGCGCAGAACTCGAGCACCGCCGATGCTCCGTCGGCGATGTCGCCGATCTGCTTGGCAAAGCCGATGATCTGGATCTCGAACTCGCCGTCCTCGAACTTGCTGCGCAGCTGCTCTTCGAGGATGCGGTTGTACGCGACGTAGTCGACGCGATTGCCGTCGCGGTCGTGCTCCAGCAGCTCGGCGACGATCATCGCGCTAGTCTGGTCGCGGGCCACCAGTGTCCCGACGAAGCCGCCCTGGCTCGCCGCGCGCTGGATCGCCGCGAGGACGTCGGGCGTCAGATCCTTCGGCATGATCGTGCCCGCGATCAGCGGATCGGCGCGAAAGCCTTCCTCGGTGATCTCGTTGACGAAGGAGTTCGGCGTCCACAGGGACTGCACACCCAGCCGGTCGATATTCGGCAGGAAGCTCACCGCCTGCGTCACTTCATAAAGACGCGTGAGCGCGTCCTGCGTCCAGATCGTGCCCTTGCGCGCCTTGACGACGATGTTCAGCCGGTTCGCGCCGAGCACGTCGTCGCGGTACTGGTTGAAGGTCTGGATGTATTCGTGACCGACCGGCATCTGCTTCTCGAAGCCGGCGTCCATGCGCAGCTGCAGCGCGAACCACCCCATGAGCCCGGTAAATAGCGCGAGCAGGATCAGGACGGTGCGCCGCTGGCCGAAGCAGAATGCCTCCAGCCGTCGCAGGCTGCGGGTGAGAAAGCTGTCGACCTCGTCGACGCTGAGTGGATTCAGCATGTGTAGGTGCTCTGTGGGGTTGGGTGCCGCGGATGACGCAGCGGCGCTTCGGGCAGCCGCTGCGTGGCCTCGTCAGAAGTTGCGCGAAACGAATCCGCCGATGAAGTCGCGGTCGCGGAACGGAGCGCTGACGGGCATGTCGCCGCCCCAGAACTTCGTGTAGTTGATGCCCGCCTGCCACGTGGCCGGATTGCGGTTGAAGAGCACGTAGAAGTTGGCCGACTTCGCGCCCTCCATCCAGTTCGCCATGAAGTTCGGCGTGTTGCCCTGGACCGCGTGCGACAGGAACACGCCCGGGATCACCTGCCAGCCGGGAATCAGCGTGCTGTCGTAGGTCAGGCTGAAATCGAACATGTAGCCCCAGGACAGCTCGTCGCCCACCCCCTTGAAGGCGCCGTTGGCGTCGAGATAGGTCCACGCGCCCGCCGCGGGAAGCTGCTGGTAGCTCACGCCGTTGCGAGTGCGCGTGAACACCTTGTTCGAGCTCACGCCCGGGTAGGCGATCGCGACGGCCTCGCCGAGGAAGGTACCGGTCTGCGCGCCTACGAGGTCGAGGAACCAGCCGTGGTCGCTGGGCGTCAGGCTGAGGATGCCGGTGAGGTGGAGCTGGTAGCGCTCCCTGTCGATCGAGCCGTTGCACTCGTCGACGCCCGCGAGTCCGCCTGTCGCCGGATCGAGGCACACGCTCGTGGCGACCGCATCCTTGGGCCGGTAGGAGAGTTCCGCGCCGACCGCCCAGTTGCCGATCGACGTGTTCGCGCTGATGCCGTACAGCTCGCGGTCTTCCAGAAAATACACCTTCGTGTTGTTCTGCGCGTTCCAGTACTGGAAGTTCGGCGTCTTGTCGTGGAAGCGCTGATAGTAGAAGCCCAGGTCCACGTCCCAGCCTGCGGGGCGGACCTTCAGCGAGACGCCGTACTGCCCGCTGTCGCGCGGATCGTCGTCGCGGCCGACCGGAAAGGCTTCGCCTGCCGCCAGCATCGAGGCCTTCGCGCTCGACAGCGACTGCCCGAACAGCGGATCGCCCGGCGTGCGGATACGGCTCGCCGCGTCGGGCGTGAAATACAGCAGCTTATCGCGCCCTTTGTCGAAGGTGTCGCCCATCGAGAAGTAGGTTCCCGCAGGCGGAAACTCGTACTGCTTCCACTGAAATTGGTAGTAGGCCTCGAGGTTCACGCCGCGGCCGAGCCCTGTCGCCACGCTCAGCATCGGCGACGGCAGGAAGGCCTCCTTCAGCTGCACGCCGGGCGACGACAGGCGCTGCAGGTCCATCGCGACGTTGGAATTGATGCCGCCGACCATGAACAAGCTCTCGCCCCAGCTCACAACCTGGTTGCCGAGCCGCACGCGGGCGCGCTGGCCGCCGAAATCGAGCTCCTTGCTCACCCACAGGTCGTAGAGCCGCGCATAGCGGCCGACGGCGCGCTTCGCCTCGCCGTCGAGCGAGGTGCGCGCGGTCTCATCCGCGACGAAGTCGTACAGCCAGCCGACGCGGCCCATGAACTTCCATTCGTCGGGGAAGCTCAGCAGCAGTTCATGCGAGCCCTTCAGGTGCGTCGTGAAGAGATCGCCCTTGTCGTAGTTGAGATTGCCGTCGTCGGCGTTCCCCCATTGCACGGTGTTCGCACCGGCGCCGCAGCTTGTGGATTGATCGCCGTGATGATCGCAACGCTGGCCTTCGACACGCTGGCCGAAGCCGAGCGTGAGGGTGGTGTCGAACGAACCGGTGATCGAACCCGCCTCGAACTGGAACGCTTGCGCCGCGGGGGCGAAAATGCCCGCGAAAGCGAGACACAGCACCGTCCGTTTCAGATGGATGCTCATCGTTTCTTACCTCGAAAGGGTCTCCGGCGGCCGGGGACAGCCCCGGTCGCGGCGAAGAGAGATCGGATTTCGGGAGAGGCTGGAGGATCAGCGGTCGCTGATCGCCCGCAGGTTGTCGGGCGTGTAGAAATCGTCCCGGTACTTGGGATCGTTCGGCTCGGTCGCCCACGCCATGTCCTGCCCGGCGCCCAGCGAACCCTGGTCGTACAGCACTCGGCCGGACGCGAGGTCGTACTGCACGAAGGCCGGGTTGTCGCAGGTGCCGGTCTCGGCGACGGGGATCAGGAAGCTTTCGCGCACCTTCCAGAGCTTGCCCTGCGCGTCGTAATCCTCGGCTCCCATCAGCGCCCACGAATCCTCGTCGAAGTAGAACCGGCGCTTCGGCGCCACGTGGCGCACGCCGCTTTTTGCCGTCGCCTCGACGACCCACACGCGATGCAGCTCGTAGCGCGCCGCCTTCGCATCGACGCCCTCCGGGGTCACGACCTTGTGGCGGTCAGCCGCCGGGTCGTACATGCCGAACGCGTTGTACGCGACATACATCTCCTTCTTCCCGATCAGCTTCCAGTCGAACCGGTCGGCCGGACCGTTGAACACGCGCGGCTCGTCCATCGTGTATTGATTCTCGAAGCCGATCTGCGGTGCGTCGTACGAATAACTCGGCATGCGGCGCACACGGCGCTGGCCTGGAAAGTAGTAGAAGGTGTCACCCGTCTTGTCGGTGTAGGAGGTGACGAGCAGCGCCTGACCGGCGAGCGCGGTGGGCGACGCGTAGGCGAAATAGGTGTTGTACTCGACTGGAGGCAGTTCGCTGAGCTTCTTGGCGCCCTTGCGTCCCCACGGGTAGTAGTAGGTCTGCGTCGACTTCGCCTCGATCCAGTCGCCGCCGCTCGCCCGCGGCGAGAGCATCGTCCACTGCGCGGGCAAGGTGATGCCGACGCCCGCGTATTTCATCTTGGCGTTCCACAGCACCTCGATTCCGCTCGTCGGCACCGGGAACGGGACGCCAGGCACGACCGCTTCGGCGAGGCTCCAGCCATCGCTTCCCAGCTTGGCTGCGGTGATGTTCTTCCGGGTGCTGTCCTGCACGAAGTCCGGCGCCGAGCAGTGGCGATGCGTCGGGTACACGTCCATGCGGTAGTTCTTCAGCGTCTTGAGCAGGGCACGCTGGCCTTCACCCAGCTTGTCCGCGTACTTGTCGGCATTCGAGCCATCGATCGTGTAGAGCGGCTTGTCATCCTTGTACTTGAAGAAGTTGCCGCGCGGCTTTCCATAGGCCCACCCGGGGCTGAGCGCGCCTCCGTCCTGCCATCCAGGAATCGAGTTGTCCTTGTTGGCGGCCTTCTCGCCACCCAGCGGGGTGAGATCCTTACCGAGCCTGTCGGCGTCCTGAGG
This genomic interval carries:
- a CDS encoding aldehyde dehydrogenase family protein — translated: MDSIVETYLQRYGVSPAAQRFLNKTQKMYIDGEWVAASDGATAEVTEPSTLGCITQIPLATVADLDRAVAAARAAFDTGPWRTMKPLARERLLHRLADLIEANAGELAEIESVDMGKSVTSARDVDVQGTVDTFRYFAGWATKIHGRTVEPASLPGDYVAFTRKEPVGVVGAIVPWNFPLQTMAWKLAAALAAGCTVVVKPAELTSLSTLRFAELVEEAGFPRGVVNIVTGTGRDIGAAMSRHPGIDKLSFTGSTPVGQEVGRAGLDSLKRLTLELGGKSPVLVLEDADLKAAARAVANGVFFNSGQVCDAGTRVYVQRDVHDEFMRELVDVTRTLKMAPGLDPECFISPLVSVQQKRRVASYIDAGITERAELAYGGRAQDGCFVEPTIFAHTRSEMRIVREEIFGPVLVTAPFDDLDAAVAEANDSPYGLAAAIYSNDLGRVHRLIPRLKAGSVYVNAHSTIDPAMPFGGFKQSGFGRDLGAEQLDFLTETKAVWITLP
- a CDS encoding LysR family transcriptional regulator translates to MKQLQDVDLKLVRVFVAVVRHGGFSAAQAALNASQSTISEQMTTLETRLGLKLCERGRSGFRLTEHGHATYEAAQRLLLAVENFCMDTSVLAQRIAGRLQLGLIDNTVTDESSPILPALQRFLALGHDVQIDIYIGSPAELEARILDGRLHVAIGHFPLQVAGLDYVALYDEADGLFCGRGHPLHAAPDDGDALLELISTSRVVARAYMQERDLRLLKANMAAATVDNVEAQAILILSGAYIGFLPLHYAQRWVDSGRMRRLRARDLENRWPFSVVTRRSQAMPAVLRAFVDGLMGPGDS
- a CDS encoding addiction module antidote protein; the protein is MALKLRKWNTAEHLKTEEEMALYLEACLQEAGDDAAFIAKALGDIARAKGMTQLAKDTGLGRESLYKALSGEGNPSFATILKVTHALGLQLHAAPRHAPV
- a CDS encoding type II toxin-antitoxin system RelE/ParE family toxin, with the translated sequence MKTTLTTEFFDAWFACLRDPQAAARIKMRIGRAELGDFGDCESVGEGVSEMRIHYGPGYRVYFTQRGMEVVILLAGGDKTTQAKDIKTALKLAREL
- a CDS encoding aldehyde dehydrogenase family protein, with translation MQVFDMIINGQPVKADSAFDVINPATGEAFACVQAGNAGHVDQAVAAARAAFHDWSRTPDARRKDLLHALGAAIEEDMPTLMELVTKESGKPLGGLNGVGAGMEVGGSIAWTHVTADLDLPVEVIQDDDIARIEVHRKPLGVVASITPWNWPLMIAIWHVIPALRAGNTVVMKPSGLTPTATLRFAELANRILPPGVLNIVTGESGVGSAIAKHPDINKIVFTGSTPTGKTIMQNAAGNLKRLTLELGGNDAGIVLPDVDPKAVAPKLFGVGFHNNGQTCACLKRLYVHDSIYDEVVEELARLARDTVVGDGLVEGTQLGPVQNKAQLDFVHELVEDARANGARILSGGKARPGKGYFYEPTVIADAKDGMRVVDEEQFGPVLPVIRYSDVDAVLTRANDNENGLGGSVWSNDRKKAAELALQLECGTAWINEHGAVQPDAPFGGVKQSGLGVEFGRYGLEEYTSIQTLKIMKA
- a CDS encoding WD40/YVTN/BNR-like repeat-containing protein, which codes for MKNGFRVILGAIVPVMIAASMNAFAGAADAATLTPRAAERSAAAGKSMILAATQAGERLVAVGERGVVLLSDDKGLTWRQAAKVPVNAALTAVSFVDQNTGWAVGHWGAILNTVDGGETWTSQRLDTSEDRPLFSVRFTDAQHGIAVGLWSLMLRTADGGRTWDTVKLAPPPNDSRADRNLMHVFADRNAALFVVGERGTVLRSLDHGQTWTYLPSGYRGSFWSGTALADGTLLAAGLRGSLYRSGNGGESWQKVETGTQSSITSLVPLADRVLAVGLDGLMLESRDAGRSFAASQRPDRLSLTTAVGTDLSQLVLFSRAGVVPQ